One part of the Chryseobacterium mulctrae genome encodes these proteins:
- a CDS encoding VOC family protein, which translates to MKIDHLAIWVDDLEKMREFYLNYFNVTSNEKYTNSKKGFTSYFLDFGKDKTQIELMNRQDIVQEPDKRGFMKGIAHFAISVGSKEAVNDLTERLRADNYTIESEPRTTGDGYYESVVLDPEGNYVEISM; encoded by the coding sequence ATGAAAATTGACCATTTAGCTATTTGGGTAGACGATCTGGAGAAAATGCGTGAGTTCTATTTAAACTATTTTAATGTAACGTCAAATGAAAAATATACTAATTCCAAGAAAGGTTTTACATCTTACTTTTTAGATTTTGGCAAAGATAAAACACAGATTGAATTAATGAATAGACAAGATATCGTTCAAGAGCCTGATAAAAGAGGATTTATGAAAGGAATTGCTCATTTCGCTATTTCTGTCGGGAGTAAAGAAGCCGTAAATGATTTAACAGAAAGATTGCGTGCAGATAACTATACCATCGAAAGCGAACCTCGAACTACAGGTGATGGTTATTACGAAAGTGTTGTTTTGGATCCCGAAGGAAATTACGTAGAAATTTCTATGTAA